GTTGGAACGTTCGCAGAAGCACGTATTGAAGATATCGAAACAGCTGCTCACCGCGCGGCAGAAGCACAACATGATTGGGACGCACTTGGCGGCAAAGCCCGTGCAGATATCCTCCGCAAAGCTGCTGATCTTCTTGAAGAAGACCGTGATATCGTTGCAGATATGCTTGTGCGTGAAGCTGGCAAAACACTGGGCGATATCATCGCTGAAGTGCGTGAAGCTGTTGATTTCTTCCGCTATTATGCTGTGCAAGCCGAAAAACAGTTTGGTGAACCTATTCGCCTACCTGGTCCAACCGGTGAGCAAAATGAACTGCACATGGGTGGCCGTGGTACATTCCTATGTATTGCACCGTGGAACTTCCCGCTTGCGATTTTTGTTGGCCAGATTGCGGCTGCTCTTGCGGCAGGTAACTCTGTTATTGCTAAACCAGCTGAACAAACACCAATTATTGCGTGGCATGCTGTAAAGCTAATGCACAAAGCAGGCGTACCTGCTGACGTACTGCACCTTCTTTTAGGTGACGGCGCAACAGTTGGTGCGAAACTCGTTGCTGATGAACGCATCGCTGGTGTTGCGTTTACTGGCTCCACTGAAACAGCAAAGATCATCAACCGCACACTAGCGGACCGTGACGGCGCCATTGTACCACTGATTGCAGAAACCGGTGGCCAAAACGCGATGATCGTTGATTCGACAGCCCTGCCTGAACAGGTTGCGGATGATGTAATCCTCTCTGCTTTCGGTTCTGCAGGCCAGCGCTGCTCAGCCCTTCGTGTTCTCTTTGTTCAGGATAGCGTTGCTGACAAGGTGATTGACATGATCAAAGGCGCTCTTAAAGAGCGCGTGATTGGTAATCCTGCTAATCTGGATACTGATATCGGCCCAATCATTGATGAAGAAGCCCGAGCTAATCTCGCTAAACATTGCGCCAAGATGGAAAAAGAAGCCACACTTGTTGCGAAAGCAGAGATGGCAGATGACACTAAGGATGGTACATTCTTCGCACCGCATATCTTCGAACTCTCTGGCCTAGACCAGCTGGAGCGTGAAGTGTTTGGCCCGGTTCTTCATATCATTCGCTTTAAATCATCAGAGATGGAGGATGTGCTGAAACAAATTCTTGATACAGGGTACGGCCTTACATTCGGTGTACATTCACGTCTCGAAGGTCGCTGGCAGGAACTGTTCGCAAAAACCCGTGTCGGTAATACCTACATTAACCGCAACATGACTGGTGCTGTTGTTGGCGTGCAGCCATTTGGCGGCGAAGGTCTATCAGGCACCGGCCCTAAAGCAGGTGGCCCGAACTATCTGATCCGTTTTGCGGCTGAGCGCACGCTTACCATCAATACCGCGGCCGTCGGCGGTAATGCTGAGCTTTTCAGCATGGATGAAGGCGCTTAAAAGCTTATCCAATAGAACCCTAGAAGGCCGGGATTTATTCTCGGCCTTTTTTTTACGTACCTGAATAATAATCCATTAAATCGATTACTAAATAAGCTATTATCAATTTAGATCGATTACAACTCTGCCATATCATTTTCTCAGTAACGTTTTGATTGCTGTCTGATCAACACTTAGGAGAATAGGGTATGTTTCGTAATACAGTTTCTGCAGTAGCCCTCGCTGCTGTTTTGAGCCTTGTCCCAAACACCACTGCATTTGCAGAGGGCCACGGCAAACCACACGCAAAATATAACAAAGAGCAAAAGGTAGAGATCAACAACGATTATTGGTGGCCAAACCGCCTTGATCTTTCAGCTCTCCGTCTGAACGCAGCTAAATCAGACCCAATGGACGCAGGTTTCAACTATGCTGCCGAGTTCGCCAAACTGGACCTTGAAGAACTTAGAAGAGATGTCGTCGAAGCCATGACAACATCACAGGATTGGTGGCCAGCAGATTACGGGCACTATGGTCCATTTTTCATCCGTATGGCATGGCACAGCGCTGGTACATACCGTACTACTGATGGCCGCGGTGGTTCTGATGGCGGCATGCAGCGTTTTGCGCCACTAAACAGCTGGCCTGATAACGTAAACCTCGATAAAGCACGCCGTCTTCTTTGGCCAATCAAACAAAAGTACGGTAAAAAAATCTCATGGGGCGATCTCATGGTATTCGCTGGTACAATCGCCATGGAAGACATGGGTTTCAAAACTCTTGGCTTTGCCGGTGGCCGTATCGATGGTTGGCAACCAGAAGAAGTTTACTGGGGCTCTGAAGGTGAATGGCTTGGCCGTGACCGCGACACACCAAATGGTCTTGAAAACCCACTTGCAGCGGTTCGTATGGGACTTATCTACGTAAATCCTGAAGGCCCGAACGGTGTTCCGGAGCCACTGCTCGCCGCAAAAGAAATCCGCGAAACTTTTGCACGCATGGCAATGAATGATGAAGAAACAGCCGCTCTTATCGCTGGTGGTCACACATTCGGTAAAGCACACGGTGCCCGCAGCCCTGAAAAGTGCGTAGGCCCAGACGCCGAAGCCGCCCCAATTGAAAACCAAGGCCTTGGCTGGAAAAACAAATGCGGTACTGGTAAAGGCGCAGACACGATCACAAGTGGCCTTGAAGGCGCTTGGACCGCTGCCCCAACACAGTGGACAACTCTCTTCCTACAAAACCTGTATCAGTATGACTGGAAGAAAACCAAAAGCCCTGCAGGTGCAACACAGTGGACACCGACAGATGAAAGCGCTTCTGAAACAGTTCCTGATGCACACATTGAAGGTAAATTCCACGCACCTATTATGTTCACAACTGATTTGGCGCTTCGTTTCGACCCTGAATACCAAAAGATCACAACACGCTGGCTTGAAAATCCGGAAGAGTTTGAGCAAGCATTCGCTCGCGCCTGGTTTAAGCTAACTCACCGTGATCTTGGTCCGCGCTCTCGCTACCTTGGTGCTTTTGCCCCGAAAGATGAGATGATCTGGCAGGATCCAATCCCCGCGGTTGATTATGATATGATCAGCGCAAGAGACGCTGCGAAACTGAAGAAACAGATTCTAGCTTCTGGCCTTTCTGTTTCCGAGCTTGTGCGTGCCGCATGGTCATCAGCTTCATCATTCCGCAACACCGACATGCGCGGTGGTGCAAATGGTGCTCGTGTTCGCCTTGCCCCTCAAAAAGACTGGGCAGCAAACACACCTGTTGAACTTGATAAAGTGATCACAAAGCTTGAAGCCATTCAAACATCATTCAATTCCAAGAACCGCAAAAAGCAAGTTTCTCTTGCTGACCTTGTGGTACTCGGCGGTGCAGCGGCACTAGAGAAAGCCGCAGCAGATGCTGGTGTTGAAGTTTCTGTACCGTTCACACCGGGCCGTGCGGATGCTACACAGGCAAAAACTGATGTTCACTCTTTCAGTTTCCTTAAACCTAAAGCAGACGGTTTCCGCAACTACTTCGCAGAAGGCAACAAACGTTCACCTGCTGAAATGCTTGTAGAGAAATCAGCAGTACTGAACCTCTCTGTTCCAGAGATGACAGTTCTTGTGGGCGGCATGCGTGCTCTTGATGCAAACACAGACGGTGCTAAGCACGGTGTGTTTACAGATAAGCCAGGTACGCTGAATAATGATTTCTTCGTAAATCTCCTCAGCATGGATACAGAGTGGAAAAAAGCCAAAGGCAAAGACGGCATCTTCAATGGTTATGATCGTGCCAGCGGCCAAATGAAATGGACAGCTACACCAGTTGACCTAATCTTCGGTTCCAATTCTGAACTACGTGCTATCGCTGAAGTATATGCGTTTGATGAAAACAAAGAAAAGTTTGTGAATGATTTCATCAAAGCATGGGTGAAAGTGATGAACAACGACCGCAGCTAACAAGCGGTTTATAAGATAAAGAAATGGCGGCCCATACGGTCGCCATTTTTATTTGAGCGCATCTAATAAACTATATTGGCTTCCCTTAAGGATAGGCCGTTGGAAAGTTTCTGTCACCAACTTGAAAGTATCTTCTCGCTTATTAAGTTTATGTTTTCTGCAAAGAGCCGCAAACCTAACCCGCATCAGATCAGCTTCCGCTCCCTTCCCCGTCATACGGTGTTTAAAACGCGGATCATTGGTTTTACCACCCCGCATTGCTTTCAAACGGTTCATTACCCGATCTTTCCGGTTTGGAAAATTGGCCTTGAGCCATTCTTCAAACAAGCTAGTTAATTCAAGTGGTAGCCGCATCAATATATACCCCACATCCTTAGCTCCTGCATGTGCGACAGCCGCAATCACTTGCTCCATCTCATGATCATTAAGGGCCGGGATAACAGGCGCAAACATAGCAATCGTTGGCACACCGGCATCTGAAAGTAACCTTATGGCATCAAGCCGACGCTGCGGCATCGAAGCACGTGGTTCCATTGTGCGAGAGAGTTTCCGGTCAAGCGTGGTGACCGATAAGCCAGCCTTCACAAGGCCTTTTTTTGCCATAGGGGCTAGAATATCCAAATCCCTCACTATAAGTCTCGATTTAGTAAGGATGGTACATGGATGGTTATATTTGTTGAGTACCTCAAGAATGCTTCGGGTAATTTCTCTTTCACGCTCAATTGGTTGGTACGGATCAGTATTCGTACCCATGGCTATGGGTTTCGGTTCATAGCCTTCCCGAGCAATCTCTTTTTCCAATAATTCGGCAGCATTTGGTTTCGCAAATAGCTTACTTTCAAAATCTAATCCAGCTGATAACCCCATATATGTATGAGTTGGTCGGGCAAAACAGTAAATGCAGCCATGCTCACACCCCCTGTATGCATTGATCGACCGGTCGAAAGGTACATCAGGCGAAGTATTTTTAGTGATGATATGACGAGCATTTTCCTCAAACACCTCTGTTCTCAGAGGTGTTTCATCCTCTGCCATATCCCATCCATCATCATGGCGTTCATAGCCATACTGTTCAAAGCGGCCTGAACCGTTTGAAGTAGCCGCGCGACCGCGGACATTTAATGCACCTTTCAAGGTCGCTGATTTCTGTCCATACTCATTCATAGACTTATCATAACAGAAGTGGAACAAATAGTGAACAAAAGAAATATTAGACAAAATTCCAATTATAGACTATTAATCCATATATAGATTCTTTGTACAAGGAGTAGACAGATGCAAATTGAAGAATTCACACTGGAACGTATTCAGTCTCTTTATGAAAACACAGTAGACTTTAATCTGTCTGACAGTGGTGTACATCCATACACCCTGAAAGAACTCCTGACACCTGAGCAAAACACCAAGCTACTTGAATTGGAAATCGGCTACGGCTGGACTAACGGCGCTACCGAACTCAGACAGTCTGTTGCAAACCTCTATAAAGACCGTACACCGGACGAAGTGATCATCACTAATGGCTCAGCTGAAGCAAACTTCCTGATGGTAATGTCTCTCCTCAACCCCGGAGATGAACTGATTGTTTTTGTACCAAACTATCTGCAAATCTGGGGGTGGGCACGTGCACTTGGCATCAAGGTAAAAGAAGTTGCTCTTAAGGAAGAGTTAGGCTGGCAGCCTGATCTGGATGATCTTAAATCACTGGTATCTGACAAAACCAAGATGATCACTATCTGCCACCCGAATAACCCGACAGGCAGCACGCTTCCTCTTGATAGCATGAACCAGCTTGTAGAATTCGCACGTGAACGCGGCTTATATCTGCATGCTGATGAAGTTTACAAGGGCTCTGAACTGAACGGAGAAGAAAGCCCGAGCTTCGCCGATCTATACGAAAAGGCAATCATCACATCTGGCCTCTCGAAAGCAATGGCGCTTCCAGGCCTCCGTATCGGTTGGCTCGTTGGCCCAGAGGCTGATATCTATAAAGCTTGGCAGCGCAAAGATTATACATCCATCACCACAAGTGCTGTAAGCGAATATGTAGCCGACATCGTAGTCCAGCCAACCAAGCGCGCTGAAATCCTTGAACGAAGTCGCCGTATTCTCAGAGAAAACGTAGCGCTTCTCTCAGGCTGGCTTGATAACAATGCCAATATTTTCTCAAGCATTCTGCCTCAAGCAGGCGGCATGGCCTTTGTGCGCTATAATATGGATATAAACTCCACTAAGCTTGTCCATAAGCTCCGCGAAGAACGCAGCATTATGCTTCTACCGGGCGATGTGTACGGCATGGACCAATATATCCGCCTGGGGATTGGAGCACCAAAACACCATATTGAAGAAGGCCTTAAACATCTGGCTGATTACGCACGAACTAATTTCTAGGTAACGAGTTTATGCTGAACAAATATCATGACATTGCAGATGGTATCGCCCTCCTGTTTCATCCGTATGTAGAAGTTGTTATCCATGATCTGGCAACGGAGCAGGTTGCCTACATCGCCAACAATTTCTCACAACGAGAGATAGGCGAACCTTCGCTTTTGCATGAGATTGATTTCAAACCCAGTGACCGCCTTATCGGCCCTTATGAAAAAACGAACTGGGATGGTAAACGTATAAAATCCATCAGCAGCGTGATCCGTGATGATAGTGAAAAAGCCATTGGAATTCTGTGTATTAACGCCGACATGTCCCACTTCCATATGGCGCAACAGGCTTTATCCGCCCTGCTCTCCATACCGCAAGAAACGGAAAAGCCTGAGGCATTGTTCAAAGAGGATTGGCACGAGAAGATCAATCAGTTTGTGACGGACTGGACCAACAAGCACGGCACCCCAGTTGCTCAACTTTCCCAGAAGCAAAAGAAAGCACTAATCTTCGACCTAGCAGAAAGCGGCGGCTTTGAAGGCAAGCAGGCGGCGGCCTATGTATGCCGCATTCTAGGTGTTGCCCGCGCTACTCTTTATAACTACCTCAAACAGCAGCGTGGTGAGTAATGCGTATTGTTAAAAAAGCTGAAATCGAAGAAGCACTGAAATCAGCAGATGTGTTTAGCGCAATCAAAAACGCCTTCATTCAGTTTTCAGCCGGAGACGTTACTACACCGCCTGTAGGGTACCTATCCTTCCCGGAAGCAAATGGTGATTTGCACATCAAGTACGGTCATACCAAAGGGGACGAAGTATTTGTTATAAAACTGTCCACAGGTTTCTACGACAACCCCTCGAAAGGCCTACCTAGCAGTAACGGATTGATGATGATCCTATCGGCAACTACCGGGGAACCACTCGCGCTCTTGGAAGATGGCGGCATACTTACAGATATTCGTACCGCGGTCGCTGGTGCCCTTGCCTCAGATTTACTAAAACCTAACTCCTCCCCAAGAGTTGGTGTTATCGGCACAGGTATTCAGGCGCGCCTGCAAGTTAAGTATCTTTCCAAACTGCTACCCGAAGCCACTTACAGTGTTTGGGGCAGAGATAAAGATAAAACAGCTACTTATATCGCTGATATGGCGAAATCCGGATTGTATGTTGAAATAATGCCTTCACCGGAAGATTTATGTCGAAGTGCAGACATCATCATTTCAACAACTCCCAGCACCTCACCTATCATCAAAGCTGAGTGGATTAAGGCAGGCACACATATCACAGCTGTGGGTGCAGATGCTCCGGGCAAACAAGAGCTGGATGACGGCATATTCGAAAAAGCCGCTTTCACACTATTCGATTCAAAAGAACAGTGCTTACATCATGGAGAAGCATCTCACAGCCCGGTAGAGTTTAAGAAACGAAACTCTGCCGAACTAGGAACAGTTTTCAAAGAACCGGATATTTTCACCAGGAAAAAAAGTGACATAACTATTGCAGATTTAACAGGAATCGCTGCCCAGGATACCGCAATTGCAAAAGCTGTCTGGAGCCGACTAGCTTCTTAATTCAGGCCTTCAATCTTCTCGACACCATCTTTATAATCTTCAATCCAGATAAGGAATTCATCTGGAGCCATCGGCTTGGCAATATGGTATCCCTGCCCCACATCAGCCTTAAGACTTTTCACCATTTCAAGCTGGGCAGCATCTTCAATCCCTTCGCAAGAACAACGAAGTTCCAGCTTATGGGAAAGATCAATCGCAGATTCGAGAATAGTACGAGCGATTTTATCTTCTGCTGCACGACCAATGAACTCACGGTCCACAACAAGTTCATCAAACGGAATAGAATGCAACCTGATAAGAGAGGCAAAGCCTGTACCGAAATCATCAAGTGTTAGGCCAAAACCTCTAAGGTGAAGCCGAGAAAGCACTTCAAGCGGCACACGTTCATCTACCTGAAACTCTGACTCAGCAAGTTCAAGGCGTACCTTCTTAGGATCAACACCAAACTGGTCCGCAAGGCCTGAAACTACATCAGCAAAATCCTCTTTACGGAGGTTTTCACTGGAAACGTTGATGGACAATTGGATGTCCTGCCCTTCTCTGGCCCACTTGCCTTGCTGTTCCATTGCAAGCTCAAGCATACGGTATGTAAGCACATCCATATACCCCTTTTCACGAGCAACACGTACAACAGCATTCGCTCCTAACAGACCTCCGCCTGGGGCACGCCAGCGAGCAAACACTTCAGCACCCTCAACCTCACCAGTGGCAAGATTAACTTTCGGCTGGAAAACAGGTGCAAGGCCGTCCGTCATCAAACCACGCATAAACTCTGTTTCAGCAAGTACTGTCTCTGTTCCCTGCCGCGCGGAGGAACGAGTCTTTGCTACATCATTCAAAGTAAGAAGGAGCTGCTCTTTATCAATTGGTTTCGTGAGCGTACCCAGAAGGTTCACGCTATACGCCATTGCAAGTTCACGCGCACTATGAAGCGTTCGCTGATCATGCTGTGTAAAGAGAATTACCGCCGGGTCCCAATCTAGTTCCGAAATAGATCGAATAAGTGCAAAACCATCAAGTTCCGGCATTTCAAGATCGGTTACGATCACATCAAATCGTTCGGTTTTAAGGATATCAAGAGCTTGTGCGCCGCTTGTTGCACAGGCGACCAGATAGTCACCCGCCTGCAAATATTGGGAAAGCATGTCCCGCATTGTAGCAGAATCATCAACGACCAATATACGTTTGCTCACAACCCCTCCTCTAGCTTGGTCTGGCCAAACTAGCACTACAGGCGTAAAGGTTAAAGTCCTCTTTACGCCTGCATAATTTTTGTTACTTCCTTAAGCGGAAGGTGGAGTGTAACGAAGTACTGGCTTACGCGCTGCCTGCGTTTCATCCAAGCGCTTACGCGGCGCATAATAAGGTGCACCTTCAAAGCGTTTCGTTTCACCTGCTTTCGCTGCTTCCGCAAGGCCGCGCATAGAGCGAATAAACTGATCAAGATTGAACTTGGATTCAGTTTCTGTCGGCTCCACAAGCATCGCGCCGTGCACCACCAGTGGGAAATACATCGTCATTGGGTGATAGCCCTCATCGATCATTGCTTTTGCAAAATCAAGAGTGGTTACACCTGTATCCTTAAGGAAACGGTCATCAAACAGCGCTTCATGCATGCACGGTCCTTCATAAGAAGCACTCATTACATCTTCAAGCGATGCCAGAATATAATTCGCATTCAGCACTGCATCTTCTGACGCCTGTTTAAGACCATCACCGCCGTGGCTAAGCATATAAGATAGCGCACGTACATACATACCCATCTGTCCGTGGAAAGCGGTAAGTCGACCAAGAGACTTATCGCCTTCACCACCTTTCCATTCATGAAGTTTCAAGCTGCCATCAGCTTCTTTCACGACATATGGAAGTGGGGCAAAATCTTTAAGTGCATCCGAAAGAACAACAGGGCCAGAACCCGGGCCACCACCGCCGTGTGGTGTAGAGAATGTTTTATGCAGGTTAAAGTGCATCGCATCTACACCAAGATCACCTGGACACGCTTTACCCATAATGGCGTTGAAGTTCGCACCATCACAGTAGAAGAAAGCCCCTGCCGCATGAACGGCATCAGCAATCTCACGTACTTCCTGTTCGAACAGGCCACATGTGTTCGGGTTTGTAATCATCACAGCAGCAACTGTATCGTCTAGCGCTTCCTTAAGCGCCTCAACGTCAACACGGCCGTTATCTTTACCCGGGATGGACTTCACTTTGTATCCACAGAAAGCAGCGGTTGCAGGGTTTGTACCGTGCGCACTTTCAGGGCACAGAATAACCTCACGAGCATCGCCACGTGCTTCAAGTGCAGCACGAATAGCCATCACACCACAAAGCTCACCATGTGCACCAGCCTTCGGGGAAAGAGCCACCGCAGGCATGTTTGTGATAGTCATAAGCCAATGCGACAGCTCTTCCATCAGCTCCAGCGCACCTTGCACGGTGGATTGAGGCTGAAGTGGATGAATATCACCAATACCTGGCAAACGTGCCATTTTTTCATTCAGACGCGGGTTATGCTTCATTGTGCATGAACCAAGCGGAAAAACGCCCATATCGATACCGTAATTCAAGCGGCTAAGGCGTGTATAGTGACGAACTACATCTGGCTCAGCCAAGCCGGCACAACCGATTTCCGTAGTACGTTCCAGCCCACCGATTTCCATATCGAAATCATCGAAATCTTCAATATCAACGCCTGTTGTCTGAGTATTGCCTAGCTCATAAATGAGCGGCTCAGCAAGACGAAGGCCCTTATGGCCCGAGAAACCTTCAAACATTTCTGCTGGCGCTTCCACGTCCGTTGCAGCAGTTGGGCGTCCTTGGTTATTCATGCTCATGCTACTGCTCCTTTAAGTGCAGAAACCAGTTCTTCGATATCACCATCAGTCACTGTTTCAGTGGCTGCAATAAGCAACACATCATCATGCCCCGCATTTGGATCAAGACGGCTGAATGGTACGCCTGCCAGAACACCATCAGACGCAAGCTTTTCAACAACATCAGCAGCATTCTTCGGAAGTCTCACGGCGAACTCGTTAAAGAAGGAAGAATTGAGCACTTCAACACCATCAATGGCAGCAATTGCGTTTTTCACATCAACTGCTTTTTTGTGGTTCAGCTTCGAAAGCTTACGTAGGCCTTTTTCACCAAGCAGTGACATGTGAATTGTAAATGCAAGTGAGCAAAGACCAGAGTTAGTACAAATGTTCGATGTCGCTTTTTCGCGGCGGATATGCTGTTCACGTGTAGAAAGCGTAAGCACAAAACCACGAGTACCATCACTATCAACCGTTTCCCCACACAAACGGCCTGGCATCTGGCGAACATACTTCTGATTGGTTGCAAACATACCAAGGTATGGGCCACCAAAATTGAGACCATTACCAATAGACTGCGCTTCACCAACAACGATATCAGCGCCCATTTCACCAGGACTTGTGATAAGACCAAGTGACATAACCTCAGTTACAACAACAATGAGAAGCGCTTTATTCGCGTGTGCCTTTTCAGCAAGCGGCGTC
This DNA window, taken from Kordiimonas sp. SCSIO 12603, encodes the following:
- the gcvPB gene encoding aminomethyl-transferring glycine dehydrogenase subunit GcvPB, with protein sequence MSMNNQGRPTAATDVEAPAEMFEGFSGHKGLRLAEPLIYELGNTQTTGVDIEDFDDFDMEIGGLERTTEIGCAGLAEPDVVRHYTRLSRLNYGIDMGVFPLGSCTMKHNPRLNEKMARLPGIGDIHPLQPQSTVQGALELMEELSHWLMTITNMPAVALSPKAGAHGELCGVMAIRAALEARGDAREVILCPESAHGTNPATAAFCGYKVKSIPGKDNGRVDVEALKEALDDTVAAVMITNPNTCGLFEQEVREIADAVHAAGAFFYCDGANFNAIMGKACPGDLGVDAMHFNLHKTFSTPHGGGGPGSGPVVLSDALKDFAPLPYVVKEADGSLKLHEWKGGEGDKSLGRLTAFHGQMGMYVRALSYMLSHGGDGLKQASEDAVLNANYILASLEDVMSASYEGPCMHEALFDDRFLKDTGVTTLDFAKAMIDEGYHPMTMYFPLVVHGAMLVEPTETESKFNLDQFIRSMRGLAEAAKAGETKRFEGAPYYAPRKRLDETQAARKPVLRYTPPSA
- the katG gene encoding catalase/peroxidase HPI codes for the protein MFRNTVSAVALAAVLSLVPNTTAFAEGHGKPHAKYNKEQKVEINNDYWWPNRLDLSALRLNAAKSDPMDAGFNYAAEFAKLDLEELRRDVVEAMTTSQDWWPADYGHYGPFFIRMAWHSAGTYRTTDGRGGSDGGMQRFAPLNSWPDNVNLDKARRLLWPIKQKYGKKISWGDLMVFAGTIAMEDMGFKTLGFAGGRIDGWQPEEVYWGSEGEWLGRDRDTPNGLENPLAAVRMGLIYVNPEGPNGVPEPLLAAKEIRETFARMAMNDEETAALIAGGHTFGKAHGARSPEKCVGPDAEAAPIENQGLGWKNKCGTGKGADTITSGLEGAWTAAPTQWTTLFLQNLYQYDWKKTKSPAGATQWTPTDESASETVPDAHIEGKFHAPIMFTTDLALRFDPEYQKITTRWLENPEEFEQAFARAWFKLTHRDLGPRSRYLGAFAPKDEMIWQDPIPAVDYDMISARDAAKLKKQILASGLSVSELVRAAWSSASSFRNTDMRGGANGARVRLAPQKDWAANTPVELDKVITKLEAIQTSFNSKNRKKQVSLADLVVLGGAAALEKAAADAGVEVSVPFTPGRADATQAKTDVHSFSFLKPKADGFRNYFAEGNKRSPAEMLVEKSAVLNLSVPEMTVLVGGMRALDANTDGAKHGVFTDKPGTLNNDFFVNLLSMDTEWKKAKGKDGIFNGYDRASGQMKWTATPVDLIFGSNSELRAIAEVYAFDENKEKFVNDFIKAWVKVMNNDRS
- a CDS encoding PA0069 family radical SAM protein → MNEYGQKSATLKGALNVRGRAATSNGSGRFEQYGYERHDDGWDMAEDETPLRTEVFEENARHIITKNTSPDVPFDRSINAYRGCEHGCIYCFARPTHTYMGLSAGLDFESKLFAKPNAAELLEKEIAREGYEPKPIAMGTNTDPYQPIEREREITRSILEVLNKYNHPCTILTKSRLIVRDLDILAPMAKKGLVKAGLSVTTLDRKLSRTMEPRASMPQRRLDAIRLLSDAGVPTIAMFAPVIPALNDHEMEQVIAAVAHAGAKDVGYILMRLPLELTSLFEEWLKANFPNRKDRVMNRLKAMRGGKTNDPRFKHRMTGKGAEADLMRVRFAALCRKHKLNKREDTFKLVTETFQRPILKGSQYSLLDALK
- a CDS encoding transcriptional regulator yields the protein MLNKYHDIADGIALLFHPYVEVVIHDLATEQVAYIANNFSQREIGEPSLLHEIDFKPSDRLIGPYEKTNWDGKRIKSISSVIRDDSEKAIGILCINADMSHFHMAQQALSALLSIPQETEKPEALFKEDWHEKINQFVTDWTNKHGTPVAQLSQKQKKALIFDLAESGGFEGKQAAAYVCRILGVARATLYNYLKQQRGE
- a CDS encoding hypothetical protein (catalyzes the formation of L-proline from L-ornithine); this encodes MRIVKKAEIEEALKSADVFSAIKNAFIQFSAGDVTTPPVGYLSFPEANGDLHIKYGHTKGDEVFVIKLSTGFYDNPSKGLPSSNGLMMILSATTGEPLALLEDGGILTDIRTAVAGALASDLLKPNSSPRVGVIGTGIQARLQVKYLSKLLPEATYSVWGRDKDKTATYIADMAKSGLYVEIMPSPEDLCRSADIIISTTPSTSPIIKAEWIKAGTHITAVGADAPGKQELDDGIFEKAAFTLFDSKEQCLHHGEASHSPVEFKKRNSAELGTVFKEPDIFTRKKSDITIADLTGIAAQDTAIAKAVWSRLAS
- a CDS encoding EAL domain-containing protein translates to MSKRILVVDDSATMRDMLSQYLQAGDYLVACATSGAQALDILKTERFDVIVTDLEMPELDGFALIRSISELDWDPAVILFTQHDQRTLHSARELAMAYSVNLLGTLTKPIDKEQLLLTLNDVAKTRSSARQGTETVLAETEFMRGLMTDGLAPVFQPKVNLATGEVEGAEVFARWRAPGGGLLGANAVVRVAREKGYMDVLTYRMLELAMEQQGKWAREGQDIQLSINVSSENLRKEDFADVVSGLADQFGVDPKKVRLELAESEFQVDERVPLEVLSRLHLRGFGLTLDDFGTGFASLIRLHSIPFDELVVDREFIGRAAEDKIARTILESAIDLSHKLELRCSCEGIEDAAQLEMVKSLKADVGQGYHIAKPMAPDEFLIWIEDYKDGVEKIEGLN
- the gcvPA gene encoding aminomethyl-transferring glycine dehydrogenase subunit GcvPA — encoded protein: MRYLPLTSDDRQAMLGKIGVRHVDDLFKDIPSEFLNPEIDLPRHKTELEVERHLSRMASKNTAAGSVPFFVGAGAYKHHVPSTVDHIIQRGEFLTAYTPYQPEIAQGTLQYIFEFQTQIAQLTGMDVANASMYDGSTATAEAVMMARRVTRKKRAVIAGCVHPHYRAVVETTTQYTDDEVVALDAQPADAQAELQAAIDAIDETTSCVVFQNPGVCGNVLDLTPLAEKAHANKALLIVVVTEVMSLGLITSPGEMGADIVVGEAQSIGNGLNFGGPYLGMFATNQKYVRQMPGRLCGETVDSDGTRGFVLTLSTREQHIRREKATSNICTNSGLCSLAFTIHMSLLGEKGLRKLSKLNHKKAVDVKNAIAAIDGVEVLNSSFFNEFAVRLPKNAADVVEKLASDGVLAGVPFSRLDPNAGHDDVLLIAATETVTDGDIEELVSALKGAVA
- a CDS encoding aminotransferase class I/II-fold pyridoxal phosphate-dependent enzyme, producing the protein MQIEEFTLERIQSLYENTVDFNLSDSGVHPYTLKELLTPEQNTKLLELEIGYGWTNGATELRQSVANLYKDRTPDEVIITNGSAEANFLMVMSLLNPGDELIVFVPNYLQIWGWARALGIKVKEVALKEELGWQPDLDDLKSLVSDKTKMITICHPNNPTGSTLPLDSMNQLVEFARERGLYLHADEVYKGSELNGEESPSFADLYEKAIITSGLSKAMALPGLRIGWLVGPEADIYKAWQRKDYTSITTSAVSEYVADIVVQPTKRAEILERSRRILRENVALLSGWLDNNANIFSSILPQAGGMAFVRYNMDINSTKLVHKLREERSIMLLPGDVYGMDQYIRLGIGAPKHHIEEGLKHLADYARTNF